From one Chlamydiifrater phoenicopteri genomic stretch:
- a CDS encoding lipoyl protein ligase domain-containing protein, whose product MKRKIFDSGMNSARKNMAIDAHLLHCLEPSSSLLHFYQWKHECPVTYGYFVNPQDVFTTEALSCLDHAKRPTGGGVVFHNGDFAFSLLVSFSHPLFSQRVLDNYQTVNTLVVRSLERAFGISGELFVEDKEEEKNNINFCMAKISRYDVLFQGRKIGGAAQRTTTKGFLHQGSVFLSGRGKSFYQPFLKEEVLDNILDKTQKNSFYLLGDNNEQSSLLEDARRTLQESFVYEYCHWSSF is encoded by the coding sequence ATGAAAAGAAAAATTTTTGACTCTGGAATGAATTCTGCAAGGAAAAATATGGCTATAGATGCTCATTTACTGCACTGTTTGGAGCCTTCGAGTTCCCTCTTGCATTTTTATCAGTGGAAGCATGAGTGTCCCGTGACCTATGGATACTTCGTTAATCCTCAAGATGTTTTTACTACTGAAGCTCTTTCTTGCCTCGATCACGCTAAACGCCCTACCGGAGGGGGAGTGGTTTTCCATAACGGGGATTTTGCCTTTTCTTTGTTGGTATCGTTCTCTCATCCGCTCTTTTCACAAAGAGTTTTAGATAACTATCAAACTGTAAATACATTAGTTGTTCGAAGTCTCGAAAGAGCTTTTGGTATCTCCGGAGAGCTTTTTGTCGAAGATAAAGAGGAAGAAAAAAACAATATTAATTTTTGTATGGCAAAAATTTCTCGTTACGATGTGCTTTTTCAAGGTCGAAAGATTGGGGGGGCAGCCCAAAGGACTACTACAAAGGGATTTTTGCACCAAGGGAGTGTGTTCTTGTCTGGTAGAGGCAAAAGTTTTTACCAACCCTTTCTCAAGGAAGAGGTCTTGGATAATATCTTGGATAAAACGCAGAAAAATTCTTTTTATCTACTGGGCGATAATAATGAGCAAAGTTCTTTGTTAGAAGATGCTCGGAGAACTTTACAGGAGTCTTTCGTTTATGAGTACTGCCATTGGAGTAGCTTTTAG
- a CDS encoding phospholipase D-like domain-containing protein produces the protein MGWSQNISLKKIFFCALFFIFTFSLLLPQSSSSGQIVFVDREQSQELGEADTVGFLPCDNGLETFKILLKALEEAKHSAELGLCLAGGEILLKILQVLEERFIAEPAFKAFLILQPIFLFKEEKERIEAISVKFGDRFQYVFTGWMPSPTILNPNVIEMHVKLSIIDSKYFFIGGTNFEDFMCTEGDKVPEVVNSPRLQIGGMARPLAFRDQDVVGRSTLLGSKLREEFHKSFVMWKRNMDHLMQKFFDPEEFSSDPEVLKNLSIAPQELLEEVFVKEFEFSPDLVEVEVENVKVIFSGPHDGDNNPITLEYKNLINEAKTSIKFSQMYFIPVSTIFNSVIDAVLRGVNLEIISNGSHENSPQLTSNYAWGNRIRYIPLMYGRDFPLWGKKQCMQATPFPVSVYEFDMYQTQLHKKSMLVDDEIFIIGSYNFCKKSHNIDYESVIVIRSKEFARKANKIFQKDKSLSRKISCEQAVEWYFDPTYYILGSLQVNFMPA, from the coding sequence ATGGGTTGGTCACAGAATATTTCTTTGAAAAAAATTTTTTTCTGCGCTCTTTTCTTTATATTCACTTTTTCTCTACTTCTCCCTCAGAGTTCTTCCTCTGGGCAGATAGTGTTTGTAGATAGAGAGCAAAGCCAAGAATTGGGTGAGGCTGATACCGTAGGGTTTCTTCCCTGTGATAATGGACTGGAAACGTTTAAGATTCTTCTCAAAGCTCTAGAGGAAGCCAAACACAGTGCAGAATTGGGGCTTTGTTTAGCTGGAGGGGAGATTTTATTGAAAATTCTCCAAGTTCTAGAGGAACGCTTCATCGCAGAACCAGCCTTCAAAGCTTTCTTAATACTTCAGCCCATTTTTCTTTTCAAAGAGGAAAAGGAACGCATAGAAGCTATTTCTGTTAAGTTTGGGGATCGTTTTCAGTATGTTTTTACCGGGTGGATGCCTTCCCCAACTATTCTGAATCCAAATGTTATAGAAATGCATGTCAAATTATCTATCATTGATAGTAAGTACTTCTTTATCGGAGGGACAAATTTTGAGGACTTTATGTGTACTGAAGGAGATAAAGTTCCTGAAGTAGTAAATTCCCCTCGACTACAGATAGGGGGTATGGCTAGACCTTTAGCTTTTAGAGATCAAGATGTCGTGGGACGCAGTACCCTCTTGGGAAGTAAGTTGCGAGAAGAGTTTCATAAATCCTTCGTTATGTGGAAGAGGAATATGGATCATTTGATGCAAAAATTCTTTGATCCGGAAGAATTTTCTTCTGATCCAGAGGTTTTAAAGAATCTCAGTATAGCGCCTCAGGAGCTCTTGGAAGAAGTATTTGTCAAAGAATTTGAATTTTCTCCAGACCTAGTTGAAGTAGAAGTAGAGAATGTTAAGGTAATCTTTAGCGGGCCTCATGATGGCGACAACAACCCGATAACTTTGGAGTATAAAAATTTAATTAATGAAGCTAAAACTTCTATAAAATTTAGTCAGATGTACTTCATTCCCGTATCCACCATTTTTAACTCTGTTATCGATGCTGTGCTACGTGGAGTTAATTTGGAAATTATTTCCAACGGATCTCATGAGAATAGTCCGCAGCTTACATCAAATTACGCGTGGGGGAACCGTATAAGATATATTCCGCTAATGTATGGAAGAGATTTTCCTTTGTGGGGGAAAAAGCAGTGTATGCAGGCAACGCCGTTTCCTGTATCTGTTTACGAGTTTGATATGTATCAAACTCAATTGCATAAGAAGAGCATGTTGGTAGACGATGAAATTTTTATTATAGGCAGCTACAACTTTTGTAAGAAAAGCCATAACATAGACTATGAAAGCGTCATAGTTATTCGCTCTAAAGAATTTGCTAGAAAAGCTAATAAGATCTTTCAGAAAGATAAGTCTTTAAGTCGAAAGATATCCTGTGAGCAAGCTGTAGAGTGGTATTTTGATCCTACTTACTATATCTTGGGATCTTTGCAGGTGAATTTCATGCCCGCATAG